ATTATTAATAACAGGCAGCCAATTTTTTAAAACTCTTTTTATCTCGCTATTATTTTTTGTACTTAAAGAAACCAGTTCAAAGTGGAATACCATATTTAGCTCTTCTCTATCCAACCCTACATATTTAATCGCCTCATCTGGGGTGACTTCTACATTTTCACCTACAGTTAAACACTCATATTTAGAGAAAACCTCCCTATTCATCTCGGCTATAATATCGTGGATACCTTCATTATTAGCGTAGTAGTCAGGGGCAAATATCAATCCTTCAATATCCCTCTCTCCTTTAGGATTAGAGTAGAGATCTGGTTTAGAGTAGAGATTACAAACATCCATTCTAAATCCACCTATACCCTTATCTAACCACCAACGCATCATTTTATATATCTCTTGACGAAGCTCCATATTCTCCCAGTTTAAATCTGGTTGTTTTTTAGAGAAAAGATGTAGATAATATTGATCTGTATCCCTATTAAACTCCCATACAGAGCCACTAAAAAAGGACCTCCAATCATTTGGTCTTTTATTATCCTTAGACCATATATAATAATCATGATACTTACTATTTTTATCTTTTTTAGCTTCTTTAAACCATTCATGCTCATCGGAGGTATGGTTAACAACTAAGTCCATAAGAATTTTTATACCAAACTCCTTAGAAACAGCTATTAACTCCTCCATATCTTCCATGGAACCAAATGTAGGATCGATATTGTAATAATCTGAAATATCATAACCATTATCATCATTAGGAGAAGCGTATACTGGGGATAACCAAATAACATTAATACCTAGATCTGATAAATACGGAATTTTTGATATTATCCCCCTAATATCCCCAATACCATCACTATTTGAGTCCTTAAAACTTCTAGGATATACCTGATATACAATAGAATCTTTCCAATTATAACTACTTGTCATACTTCCTCCTAATAAATTACGTAAAC
Above is a genomic segment from Thiospirochaeta perfilievii containing:
- a CDS encoding glycoside hydrolase family 13 protein, which encodes MTSSYNWKDSIVYQVYPRSFKDSNSDGIGDIRGIISKIPYLSDLGINVIWLSPVYASPNDDNGYDISDYYNIDPTFGSMEDMEELIAVSKEFGIKILMDLVVNHTSDEHEWFKEAKKDKNSKYHDYYIWSKDNKRPNDWRSFFSGSVWEFNRDTDQYYLHLFSKKQPDLNWENMELRQEIYKMMRWWLDKGIGGFRMDVCNLYSKPDLYSNPKGERDIEGLIFAPDYYANNEGIHDIIAEMNREVFSKYECLTVGENVEVTPDEAIKYVGLDREELNMVFHFELVSLSTKNNSEIKRVLKNWLPVINNGGWNSNYLSNHDNPRQVSVFGNDREYLAQSATLLGTMNFTLPGTPYIYQGEEIGMTNMLFESFDQFNDIETKNGIKILQKEGRSDDYILDYFAKKSRDNSRTPVQWSSESFSGFSDTKPWLDVNPNYKELNIEDQLNMENSILSYYKNLIRLRKEFDVFVYGDCHFVLEDKEELIAYKRTYKNQELLVLLNRSDSETQFNIPKELWNSFNNNTQLDNYGFLGKSKSLTYSHNMVLKPWQSLIFIK